GGAAAAAGAGGGAGAGCGAAGGGGCGAGAAGGTGGCTACGGCGAGAGAGTGAGCGAGTACCGCCGGGGAGTGGGGGGAATGCCGGAAGGGcgataaggagagagagagagaaagggaggaggaggtgggGCGTCGGGAGGTAAAGATCcagcagagagagagaaagagagaacggGGCCTTGAACCACCGCCGGAACAGAGAGAGGGCGGCAGAACCGTTGGGAGAGACAGGAAGATAGCGAGGGCGTCAAAAGAAAGGGACGTACCGCCGTCCGCGAGAAGGGAGGCACCGTCGGAGATAATGCCACCTCGCGCACGAATGCCGGTCGTCGATCGTCGGCCGCCTTGCACGCGATCGGAAGGAGGAAAGCTGGGAAGATTAGGTTTTCCTGCCAAGACGGCGCCGAGCGGCGGGTGGGGGGGTGGAAAGGGTTATGTTTTCATTAGATTTGATCAAATCAGGTGGCTCGAACCAATGATATGATCAAATCATTGACCGATCTGATCACACCAATTGACTCGAATCAGGATCTGATCAAATCTAAAAATCCGATCAGATGCACCGTTCTTATTCGTATATCGTTTATACGAATATGTTTGTAGCCATTTATTATTCAGCAATTCATTTATGGGTTCGGTTAATCTCTACGAATGCATCCCAATCCGACAAAAGAAGAACAGAGCCAATCATCATCTTTGTGAACTGTAGTAGTCCACCCAACTTCAATGTTGGGAAAATTgcctaattttcaagaacaacctTATTTTTAGCATTATCCTCTATCTTGACATTGATATTCTATAATTTCCTACATATATGGAAAAATTGACATAGAAATATTTCATAATCCCTATATCCATATGAATTCAGGCCATAAGGAATAAAAGTTACAATAAGAAAACACTTTCAAATGAGTTTTTTCTTAGAATAATATTGAATTAATCATTAAAAACTCATGAGACCAAACCTGAAAAGGATGAGAAATGATACGTCTAACAATTATGATCCCCGCACTTCTCCCAATAAGGGACATTCGAAGTGGTGCTGAGTACTATCAGTAAACCATTCTGCAATACAAGCATAGAAAATTTGTAGTAATCTCCAGTTTAATCTATTGATACGTAGCAGGCAAGAAATAAATGGCAACAGTTGTTGTATACTGCCATTAAAACAGCTGAGATTGTTCCAAATCACCTCATTGTCAGAAGCACACCTTAAATTACATGCCGATTCAAAAGAAAATTCACCTGATTTGTGGAGAATGCAAGAGCTTCACAAAGAACCTTCAGAATAGAGATTAACATTGTAGAACGAGGATGACTCACAATTCAATCACCATCTTTACAAACACCAAACACCTGAGCCAGAGGTTTGGAGGATAATACATATTCAATTCAATCACTCATAACCAAATCACCATTCATTCCGACACAAATGTGAAGATACAAAATTTTTTGTCATCTCAATCACTCATAACCAAATCACTACTCATTCCACACAAATGTGAAGATACAAAATGTTTTGGCATCCTGGCAACTTCCACTTCCTCATATCTTTTGCTATTGCtgttgtaccaagtttctcaagcTAATTGATTTAAATTTCAAGCTCAGAAACGTGTCAGTCTGCTGATGCTTCTTTCCAAACTGCATTTGCATGTAGAGGAAAGTGCAAGCTTCCTCAGATAATATGTGTGCAACAGCGTGGTGCACAGAacaatgtcattgatatgctaacATGAGTACCCATGGCCATAGAAATAAGTGCCCATCTCACTAATCCATGCCTCATACCTAACCAAGCATCATGAGCTATACCGTTCATGTATAAAAGTCCAGGAACATAATAAATATATTGACGATTAAGCGAAACAGTGCATAGAAATGTTTGACACAACTTTTGTACACTTTGGTTTCCCCATAAGAAACTTACATACAATCAGAAATCTCGATTATGATAAACATGACTAAACTAGGATTACAAAGAGGAACAACAATGCTAAATTTTGGTTAATTTTTTAACAAAGAAAAATTCTAGAAACAAGGCCTCTGTTTGAAGACAAGCTTTGACATCGTAACTGAAACAAAATAAACATGTCTAACAAGTGAAATTTCTATATCAAGATGCAATGCAAGAAGGTTCTTTGAGTGTAAATCAAATAAGGAGTGTAAATCAATAAATCACACAGCACTGAACCAATCCACAGAATGAGCTATAATAAAATCAAGTGGATCATCAGCAAGTTGCTAGAGTGGAAGTTATCTATATAATTTGAGTCCACTAATATGAAAATTATTCTGCTGCAATTTGGGTTGATGATCTTGGGGGGGGAACTAGAAGCAGTCACTTTTGCTACTAAATGATGCAGCATGTGGAGAAAAAGATCACCTAATCACGCTGACAGTAAATGAATCTTTCAAACTACTTGCTAATCCTACATGAGCCAACCAGAAAAGAGTAATGCCACAAGTACTGTTTAATTCTGTTGACAAACCTTGTGCCACATCATAAATTGAATGGTCAAGCagccaaaaaaaaaatgttcatgTCTAGTAAGGCTTACAGGAAGAAATAATCCCTTGTTTCCACTTAAGTTACTACAAATCCTGTAGCCAACCTACAAACGGTATTGCTTATAGATCCTCGTCACAGTCATCCATGAGTACAACTAAATTATTAGTGTGAGGGTCTAACAGAAACTGTGTGATTCAAACAATTGAAGCAACCTgtaatgtgtacatatatatgatTTCCAAATAGTTATGCATAATTGTGCCTTTGTACATTATTTTAGACTTAAATGACAAACCATAAACTTCTGCTATTTAGATAATCCATTTAATTCAAGAGTTAATTTAGTACAAACTGGTTCTTCAGCTAGGTCACAGTCATTCTTATTTGCTCTCAAAAAGTATAACTGCTGGGATTCTGGAGCCTCCAATCATTGAAAAGGACAATTGTTCCTTTTCCACCTTTCAATTGATAAGTAGATAACAAAAAATAGGCAATTTCcggaaaatttaaaattttgcaaGCTTTCCAAAACACCAACTACTTGGTCTTACAAAAAATCTAAACTCAGAATAATTAAAAAGCACCATATCCAACACCATCTTCTTTAGCTTCTGAGTTGCCACCAATGTTTTCACTGACGTTAAACAAGCTCTAGAATTCCATTATTTTCTCAGCTTGAACAACCCAATTTGAAAAAGCAACATGCTACTTTGTGGAAACTGAAAGGTTTAGAGAATGTATACAGGAAACCTAAATATTAGGAgacctgttgctgctgctgcttagAGAGTATCACAGCAATTCATTTCACTCAGACCTAGTAAAGTTATATATAGTGACACCACATTATCTTTGCATTAAGAGAAGCATTTTGAGTGAAAGAATTGACTTACCAATTTTAGGTCTGTTACAATGACTCACTGCCACAAGTTTCACTAAACTGCATCTTGTCTGATCCATGAAACAAATATATTTGAATGTACTCAGAAAGACTGAGAGCAGCTGTTTCCTTTCTCACTTGTTATTCAAAATGATCCAATTCCAGTGACAAAGGAACTAACATACTAGTTATTGGTGTGGTCAAAAACATGGGTGCTGTGTTGGATGCGTCTGTACTTAGCAATTCAATTCAAGGCTCAGAACAAAGCAACTAAAACAACAATCACCAGCTGTTTAATCAAATCAGTTCTTATCAAAAAGCAAAAATCTAAGCAGGTAGAACAAAGAGCAGATTTTATATCAGAATTTTATTTAAGTCAGGCTACATTTTAAAATAAGTACAATATGATAATTATATCCGACAGATGATTAAGCTATACATATCATGTCCCTTGCATATAAATGCTGGTTACACCGTGCTTAGCATGCGAAAATATTATCCTGCCTCCAACCAACAAAAGGTACATAATTCATATAGCAGGTGATCCTCACTTTTACAGGATTTTTGCTACACCTCAAGAATTGAAGTACATGGTCAGCCAGTAAAAGTGAATCAGTTTGCGGGCATACTTCAGCAGTTATAGGAAATAAGACCTACAGATAGTACCTTCCTAACTACAAAAGGCAACATGCAAAACTAAAAAAGACAACACTCTCTACTAACACAAACAGTTAAAAAAGAGGACAATATCTTACTATAACATCACTAACTCCATTGGATCTCTTACCTGCTCCCCCTCCATCCTTCGACCACTAGAATCCAGTGGGTCTCTAGACCATCTGATATCCAGTTCCAGTTCCTTCTGCCTCACCTGTAATATCATGCACTCGTTCTCCAATCTCAATCTGTCATTCTCCAGCCTCAACCTCTCAAGCTCCCAATCCTTCTTGCTCCGGAACCTCTGCCACTTGAAGTGTCGCTTCTCCAGTTCCAATGCCTCAGCCTCAACATCCACCCTCTCTTCTTCGAGCTGCAATGCACGTCTCTTAAACCACTCCCACTGCTCCCATGGTGACTTTGTTGTGTCCCGAAGTACTCCATCTATCTCAACCCTGAAGCTCTCAAAGCCCTTTTTTCCCAGTTCATAGCTCCACTCATCATGATCCCCAATGTCATTACCCTCATCCTCGTCTTCCTCTTCATCCTCCATAAGACTACTGGGAGGGGCGAGTTTTGGGACTGGACAGACCTGCAAATTGACATCATGGCAATTCAGCATCTTCTGCCCATTGTGATAGGCGCACATCTCCCGGTAAAAAAGGTGCTTCGAGCTCAAGATCTTCCTCACATCGTCCTTAGCCTTTGGAGAGATATGGTGCATCGAATCCAGAAGGAGGGGGTTCTCGACAACTTGACAGGTCGTCCCTCGTCCAAGGATCTCATTCAGACGCTTGTATCTCTTGTTGAGATCATTGAACTTGTCTTCGCACTGCTGGGGCGAGACATAGCAACCTTTCTCGAGCATCAACCTCGACACAGTCTTCCACTTGCCCTTCTTCTGGAGCGTGGCCCCGTGCTTCCTTTTTGCTGCTGACGACCCGTCAAAGGTTTCCAGAGCACCGTCATCATGATCCCCAACATATGCCACCACCGAGATCAGCAGCCGCACAATCTCGTCGGTCCACTTCATACGCTGCCAAGGCGAGGCATTTTTGCTCCCGCCGGCTTCGGAAGCGGGTAAGGAGTGGGACTCATGGTCATTCTCGTCGCCAGCGGGAGCCGGGAAGTGGTCCTCGTCGTCGCTAGTGGCGGTGGTCCCAGAGGAGGGGGCGAAGAGCGAGCCTATCTGGTGGTCAGGGTCCAGGCCGGCGGTTGACGGCGCAGCGGCGGCGATCGAGCGGAAGTGGGGGTGGAGCTGATTGACGGAGGAGTCGAACCCGGCAGCAGATCCTGGGAGCAAGGGACCGCCCAAAATCGGATTATTCATGCCCGCCCGCCTCCCGATCGGAGCCAAAAAAAAAACCCTAGATATCCCAAGATTCGAATGATTCGGTGATGCAGCG
This genomic stretch from Musa acuminata AAA Group cultivar baxijiao chromosome BXJ3-9, Cavendish_Baxijiao_AAA, whole genome shotgun sequence harbors:
- the LOC103999204 gene encoding uncharacterized protein LOC103999204, with translation MNNPILGGPLLPGSAAGFDSSVNQLHPHFRSIAAAAPSTAGLDPDHQIGSLFAPSSGTTATSDDEDHFPAPAGDENDHESHSLPASEAGGSKNASPWQRMKWTDEIVRLLISVVAYVGDHDDGALETFDGSSAAKRKHGATLQKKGKWKTVSRLMLEKGCYVSPQQCEDKFNDLNKRYKRLNEILGRGTTCQVVENPLLLDSMHHISPKAKDDVRKILSSKHLFYREMCAYHNGQKMLNCHDVNLQVCPVPKLAPPSSLMEDEEEDEDEGNDIGDHDEWSYELGKKGFESFRVEIDGVLRDTTKSPWEQWEWFKRRALQLEEERVDVEAEALELEKRHFKWQRFRSKKDWELERLRLENDRLRLENECMILQVRQKELELDIRWSRDPLDSSGRRMEGEQVRDPMELVML